TTATTTCTTATCGCCTGCGACAACCGTGACGGATTTAATGACCACAGGTTCGGTCGGTACGTCGCCGCGTCCGGTTGCTACCTTCTCGATTTTATCGACAACATCCGTTCCCTCGAGCACTTTGCCGAAGACGGCGTAGCCCACGCCGTCTGAAGCACTGGCCTTGTTGAGGAAATCGTTGTTTTTCACGTTGATGAAGAACTGCGAAGTCGCGCTGTCGGGCACGGAGGTGCGCGCCATGGCCAGCGTGTAGGTTTCGTTCTTGAGCCCGTTGCTCGACTCGTTCTTGATCGGAGGCTTCGTCTTCTTCTGCTGCATGTCAGGGGTCATCCCGCCGCCCTGCACCATGAAGCCGGCAATGACGCGATGAAAGATCGTGCCATCGT
Above is a window of Deltaproteobacteria bacterium DNA encoding:
- a CDS encoding peptidyl-prolyl cis-trans isomerase, with the protein product MFLSVVAAFLLTLPACSQAGNDTKGGGPVILLSTSMGDVKIELFEKEAPETVKNFLAYVNDKFYDGTIFHRVIAGFMVQGGGMTPDMQQKKTKPPIKNESSNGLKNETYTLAMARTSVPDSATSQFFINVKNNDFLNKASASDGVGYAVFGKVLEGTDVVDKIEKVATGRGDVPTEPVVIKSVTVVAGDKK